In the Acidobacteriota bacterium genome, one interval contains:
- a CDS encoding CPBP family intramembrane metalloprotease: MPEPLEPAASVETPVPSDPTPRPAVTADSGTRPVLADRLTSCAEVVLCSGLPTQLSISLALVAFGVPLLAPDGGLSLRYVALLSLADSVLLVGLVLVFLRARGESPRPVLFGGRRPRTEGALGILLVPVVFLLVGAVAWAIARWAPALKNVAENPLASLLRDPRDVAVFALVVVIAGGIREEVQRAFVLHRFDQHLGGALLGLVLFSLAFGAGHALQGYDAAVMTGVLGLFWGWVYLRRRSIVAPMVSHAAFNLIEVLHHGLRS, encoded by the coding sequence GTGCCCGAGCCGCTCGAACCGGCGGCGTCAGTCGAGACGCCCGTGCCGTCCGACCCGACGCCCCGGCCGGCCGTGACGGCCGACTCCGGGACGCGCCCCGTCCTCGCCGACCGCCTCACGTCGTGTGCCGAGGTCGTGCTCTGCTCCGGGCTGCCCACGCAACTGTCGATCAGCCTCGCGCTCGTCGCCTTCGGCGTGCCCCTCCTGGCGCCCGATGGCGGACTGTCGCTGCGCTACGTCGCGCTGCTGTCGCTCGCCGACTCGGTGCTGCTCGTCGGCCTCGTGCTCGTGTTCCTCCGCGCCCGGGGCGAATCGCCGCGGCCCGTGCTCTTCGGCGGGCGACGCCCCCGCACCGAGGGCGCCCTGGGCATCCTGCTCGTGCCCGTCGTCTTCCTGCTCGTCGGCGCCGTCGCCTGGGCGATCGCGCGATGGGCCCCCGCTCTGAAGAACGTCGCGGAGAACCCGCTGGCGAGCCTGCTGCGCGACCCGCGCGACGTCGCGGTCTTCGCGCTCGTCGTGGTCATCGCGGGAGGCATCCGCGAGGAGGTCCAGCGCGCGTTCGTCCTCCACCGCTTCGACCAGCACCTCGGCGGGGCCCTGCTGGGCCTCGTGCTCTTCAGCCTCGCCTTCGGCGCCGGCCACGCCCTGCAGGGCTACGATGCCGCGGTCATGACGGGCGTGCTCGGCCTGTTCTGGGGCTGGGTCTACCTGCGCCGCCGCAGCATCGTCGCCCCGATGGTCTCGCACGCCGCGTTCAACCTGATCGAGGTGCTGCACCACGGGCTCAGGTCATGA
- a CDS encoding sigma-54 dependent transcriptional regulator, whose translation MPQDDPRPDVATTLADPGAERVLVAEDDRATRIGLTELLEAWGYVAEGAVDGQEALEKVTTFRPSIVLSDLVMPRLDGLGLLKALADQLNDLGVIILTAQGSVETAVEAIKIGAYDYVTKPVDPQRLRILLDKVAERQETLREVKALRQQLRDRGSYGRIIGNSPGIRRIYRTIEQAAPTAASVLIWGESGTGKELIAQTIHELSPRAQQPYVPINCAAIPETLLESEIFGHEKGAFTGAIDRRLGCFELAHRGTLFLDEIAEMTPATQVKLLRVLQERTFRRLGGRQEQVVDVRVLAATNVDPADAVARGKLREDLFYRLNVFTVELPPLRDRREDIPLLTQAFLQEFATVNGKPARAVSQEALRLLEAHAWPGNIRELRNVIERATILAPGVLVEPEHLPPHFVRAAPVERGALTLEPGITVEEAEIRLIKLTLDHTRHNKTRAAEILGISLKTLHNKLNRLKAMGRTLE comes from the coding sequence ATGCCTCAGGACGACCCTCGCCCCGACGTCGCCACCACCCTCGCCGACCCCGGCGCCGAGCGCGTGCTCGTCGCCGAGGACGATCGCGCGACCCGTATCGGCCTGACCGAACTGCTCGAGGCCTGGGGGTACGTCGCCGAGGGCGCGGTCGACGGGCAGGAGGCGCTCGAGAAGGTGACGACGTTCCGGCCGTCGATCGTGTTGAGCGACCTCGTCATGCCGCGCCTCGACGGCCTCGGGCTGCTGAAGGCGCTCGCCGACCAGTTGAACGACCTGGGCGTGATCATCCTCACCGCGCAGGGGAGCGTCGAGACGGCGGTCGAGGCGATCAAGATCGGGGCCTACGACTACGTGACCAAGCCGGTCGACCCGCAGCGCCTGCGGATCCTCCTCGACAAGGTGGCCGAGCGGCAGGAGACGCTGCGCGAGGTGAAGGCGCTGCGCCAGCAGCTGCGCGATCGGGGCAGCTACGGGCGCATCATCGGCAACAGCCCGGGCATCCGGCGCATCTACCGCACGATCGAGCAGGCGGCGCCGACGGCCGCGTCGGTGCTCATCTGGGGCGAGTCGGGCACGGGCAAGGAGCTCATCGCCCAGACGATTCACGAGCTGAGCCCGCGGGCCCAGCAGCCGTACGTGCCGATCAACTGCGCGGCCATCCCGGAGACGCTCCTCGAGAGCGAGATCTTCGGCCACGAGAAGGGCGCGTTCACCGGTGCCATCGACCGGCGGCTCGGGTGCTTCGAGCTGGCGCACCGGGGCACGCTGTTCCTCGACGAGATCGCCGAGATGACCCCCGCCACGCAGGTCAAGCTGCTGCGCGTGCTGCAGGAGCGGACGTTCCGGCGCCTCGGGGGCCGCCAGGAGCAGGTGGTCGACGTGCGCGTGCTCGCCGCCACGAACGTCGATCCGGCCGACGCGGTCGCCCGGGGCAAGCTGCGCGAGGATCTCTTCTACCGGCTGAACGTCTTCACCGTCGAGTTGCCGCCCCTGCGGGATCGCCGCGAGGACATTCCGCTGCTCACGCAGGCCTTCCTCCAGGAGTTCGCGACGGTCAACGGCAAGCCCGCCCGCGCGGTGAGCCAGGAGGCGCTGCGGCTGCTCGAGGCGCACGCGTGGCCGGGCAACATCCGCGAGCTGCGCAACGTCATCGAGCGGGCGACGATTCTCGCGCCCGGCGTGCTCGTCGAGCCCGAGCACCTGCCGCCGCACTTCGTGCGTGCGGCGCCGGTCGAGCGCGGCGCGCTCACCCTCGAGCCCGGCATCACGGTCGAGGAGGCCGAGATCCGGCTGATCAAGCTGACGCTCGACCACACGCGCCACAACAAGACGCGCGCTGCGGAGATCCTGGGCATCAGCCTCAAGACCCTGC